Proteins encoded in a region of the Podarcis muralis chromosome 6, rPodMur119.hap1.1, whole genome shotgun sequence genome:
- the LRRC15 gene encoding leucine-rich repeat-containing protein 15 — MDPRGRAPLLLLAGCLALALAWAQCPEECACSRTAQVECSGPHISAMPGPLPTNAMSLQVIGTQLTELGAGAFGNASLLIALRMEKNSLARLDPDTFRGLLSLRYLSLSSNRLQELPAGVFRSLDKLESLLLSGNQLLRLHPAHFSRLGALKELQLHGNSLASVPPGAFDHLPSLLKLNLAKNRLSRLPPALFAHLGRLQVLRLYENQLAEVAPRAFAALPDLQELGLHQNRIRRLPDGLLSANRRLQKLHLSNNRLETLPRGLLLELTELSRLSLFGNALRELLPATFGPMPRLKELWLYDNQLAQLPAGVFANLTELQLLVLSRNRLRSVSPLAFEGLGELLEVSLHTNQLRTLEGETFRGLGKLQNISLQNNQLVSLPEHLFRSTPHLVNIQLQNNSLESLPAGIFEQLPHLREVKMHDNPWRCDDALLALGRWLRENSARLGGSRPVCAWPPPLQGQPVAELEEEHFGPAQSPEATEGPTMATSGQAEVPDQDTSPETVMPTRAQPPLDHEGGSAEAEQEFSTAAPRVLTPGVAPAEGGIWGLTRTQTGVVVTCLVVGSALLLGTLLAAAVYGFRRKARRDLAKGAAVGSKSRAQHAGSSSSRAGSPAHGPSRDSSGRGSRSGMQSFLLPVCPEASALPAPSEATGHCPESAGTQDRASDKQGPPGPSHLGKWVAVGHFLLLCLSALAQPGGPAVPCPALCQCFGNLTVFCSDEGLEDIPEGVPASATQLFFVGAPLFSLQSGAFANRTGSRRLAKLAFLGSPLESLGRAAFEGLPELRELEISSSQLSALSGEAFLGLANLSTLAVKFSPIKSLETELFSNTPRLEALHLQGNEVESLPQDVFRPLSSLKTLTLSQNHLAELLAEVFGPLSALRVLKLSDNRLAGLSAGLFGPLRELRELFLDGNALAELPPGTFAPLSALTRLHLQHNALERLPAAVFSAQRNLTFLYLDGNHLAELPDGLFQGTPHLTELSLAGNRLQSIPEGLFGSLGSLAFLGLSHNRLAHLPAGVFQGLSALARLQLSHNNLTALPRGVFANLTTLEALDLSHNQLATLSEGVFEGNVILANVALKGNPWTCDCHLAPLKDWLQDTDPLINARALCRSPAHLQGLSLPAVQKEQLVCRRGPAPSRCRAEPGMEETSAEPSARPPCTYQDPAGAIHLACDRDACRQLSLSLPPGESLQEAGQSFSKGWILDSGCGAVKVQVAVSIEPLPGGEAVAAPSEAP, encoded by the exons ATGGATCCCAGAGGCCGTGCCCCTCTTCTGCTGCTGGCGGGCTGCCTGGCGCTGGCCCTGGCGTGGGCTCAGTGCCCCGAGGAGTGCGCCTGCTCCCGGACGGCGCAGGTGGAGTGCTCGGGACCCCACATCTCGGCCATGCCTGGCCCCCTGCCCACCAACGCCATGAGCCTGCAGGTGATCGGCACCCAGCTGACGGAACTGGGGGCGGGGGCCTTTGGCAACGCCTCTCTGCTCATCGCCCTGCGGATGGAGAAGAACAGCCTGGCGCGCCTGGACCCGGACACCTTCCGAGGTCTGCTCTCCCTCCGCTACCTGAGCCTCTCCAGCAACCGCCTCCAGGAGCTGCCCGCCGGCGTCTTCCGCAGCCTGGACAAACTGGAGTCTCTGCTGCTCTCGGGGAACCAGCTCCTGCGCCTGCACCCGGCGCACTTCAGCCGCCTGGGCGCCCTCAAGGAACTCCAGCTGCACGGCAACAGCCTGGCGTCCGTCCCTCCGGGGGCCTTTGACCACCTGCCCTCCCTCCTCAAGCTCAACCTGGCCAAGaaccgcctctcccgcctcccgcccgccctcttCGCCCACCTGGGCCGTCTGCAGGTGCTGCGCCTCTATGAGAACCAGCTGGCCGAGGTGGCCCCCCGCGCCTTCGCTGCCCTCCCGGACCTGCAGGAGCTGGGCTTGCACCAGAACCGGATCCGGCGCCTGCCCGACGGGCTCCTCTCGGCCAACCGCCGGCTGCAGAAGCTCCACCTGTCCAACAACCGCCTGGAGACCCTCCCGCGGGGGCTGCTTCTGGAGCTTACGGAGCTCTCCCGCCTCTCGCTCTTTGGCAACGCGCTCCGGGAGCTCCTGCCGGCCACTTTTGGCCCCATGCCGCGGCTGAAGGAGCTGTGGCTCTATGACAACCAGCTGGCCCAGCTGCCCGCCGGGGTCTTTGCCAACCTGACGGAGCTGCAGCTGCTGGTGCTGAGCAGGAACCGGCTGCGCTCCGTCTCCCCGCTGGCCtttgaggggctgggggagctgcTGGAGGTCTCCCTGCACACCAACCAGCTCCGCACCCTCGAAGGGGAGACGTTCCGGGGTCTGGGCAAGTTGCAGAACATCTCCCTGCAGAACAACCAGCTCGTCTCCCTGCCAGAGCACCTTTTCCGCAGCACGCCGCACCTGGTGAACATCCAGCTGCAGAACAACTCGCTGGAGAGCCTCCCGGCAGGCATCTTTGAGCAGCTGCCCCACCTGAGGGAGGTCAAGATGCACGACAACCCCTGGCGCTGCGACGATGCCCTGCTGGCCCTCGGGCGCTGGCTGAGGGAGAACAGTGCCCGCCTGGGGGGCAGCCGCCCTGTCTGCGCCTGGCCTCCCCCCTTGCAGGGGCAGCCCGTTGCCGAACTGGAGGAGGAGCACTTTGGTCCGGCACAGAGCCCAGAGGCCACCGAGGGGCCCACGATGGCCACCTCCGGCCAGGCGGAGGTCCCTGACCAGGACACGAGCCCAGAGACCGTGATGCCCACGCGTGCCCAGCCGCCCCTGGACCACGAAGGCGGCAGTGCAGAGGCAGAGCAGGAGTTTTCCACAGCAGCCCCCAGGGTGCTCACCCCAGGCGTTGCGCCGGCCGAGGGGGGCATCTGGGGCTTGACGCGCACCCAGACGGGGGTGGTGGTCACCTGCCTGGTGGTGGGCTCTGCCTTGCTCCTGGGGACGCTGCTGGCGGCGGCTGTCTACGGGTTCAGGAGGAAGGCCCGCCGGGACCTCGCCAAG GGGGCTGCCGTGGGGTCCAAGTCGAGGGCTCAGcatgcaggcagcagcagcagcagggctggctcTCCTGCCCACGGGCCCAGCCGAGACTCCTCTGGACGTGGCAGCAGGAGTGGCAT GCAGTCCTTCCTGCTGCCTGTTTGCCCAGAGGCCAgtgccctccccgccccctctgaGGCCACCGGCCATTGCCCGGAATCTGCGGGGACCCAGGACAGGGCCTCCGATAAGCAGGGACCCCCAGGTCCATCCCACTTG GGCAAATGGGTGGCCGTCGGGCACTTCCTGCTGCTTTGCCTCTCGGCCCTGGCACAGCCCGGTGGCCCCGCGGTTCCCTGCCCGGCTCTGTGCCAGTGCTTTGGGAACCTGACCGTCTTCTGCTCGGATGAAGGTCTGGAGGACATCCCCGAGGGGGTCCCCGCCAGCGCCACCCAGCTCTTCTTCGTGGGAGCCCCCCTGTTCTCGCTTCAGAGCGGGGCTTTCGCCAACAGAACCGGCAGCCGCCGCCTCGCCAAACTGGCCTTCCTGGGCAGCCCCCTCGAGTCTCTGGGACGCGCGGCCTTCGAGGGGCTGCCGGAGCTCCGGGAGCTGGAGATCTCGTCCAGCCAGCTGAGCGCTCTGAGCGGAGAGGCCTTTCTGGGCTTGGCCAACCTCAGCACCCTCGCCGTCAAGTTCAGCCCCATCAAAAGCCTGGAGACGGAGCTGTTCAGCAACACGCCGCGCCTAGAAGCCCTCCACCTCCAGGGGAACGAGGTCGAGTCTCTGCCCCAGGACGTCTTCCGCCCGCTGTCATCCCTCAAGACCCTCACCTTGTCCCAAAACCACCTCGCGGAGCTGCTCGCGGAGGTCTTCGGCCCGCTTTCGGCCCTGCGGGTGCTGAAGCTGAGCGACAACCGCCTGGCTGGCCTCTCCGCCGGCCTCTTCGGCCCCCTGAGAGAGCTCCGGGAGCTCTTCTTGGACGGCAACGCCCTGGCAGAGCTGCCCCCGGGCACCTTCGCCCCGCTGAGCGCCCTGACGCGCCTCCACCTCCAGCACAACGCCCTGGAGCGCCTGCCAGCCGCCGTCTTCTCCGCCCAGCGCAACCTCACCTTCCTCTACCTGGACGGCAACCACTTGGCGGAGCTGCCCGACGGGCTCTTCCAGGGCACCCCTCACCTCACCGAGCTCTCCCTGGCGGGCAACCGTCTCCAGAGCATCCCGGAGGGGCTGTTTGGCAGCCTGGGCAGCCTGGCGTTCCTGGGGCTATCGCACAACCGCCTCGCCCACCTGCCCGCCGGGGTCTTCCAGGGCCTGAGCGCCCTTGCCAGGCTGCAGCTGAGCCACAACAACCTCACCGCCCTGCCGAGGGGCGTCTTCGCCAACCTCACCACCCTGGAGGCCTTGGACCTCTCCCACAACCAGCTGGCCACCCTGTCGGAGGGGGTCTTCGAGGGCAACGTCATCCTGGCCAACGTGGCCCTGAAGGGCAACCCCTGGACGTGCGACTGCCACCTGGCCCCCCTGAAAGACTGGCTCCAGGACACGGACCCCCTGATCAACGCGCGGGCCTTGTGCAGGAGCCCGGCTCACCTGCAGGGGCTGAGCCTGCCGGCCGTGCAGAAAGAGCAGCTGGTCTGTCGGCGGGGCCCCGCGCCCTCCCGGTGCCGGGCGGAGCCGGGGATGGAGGAGACCTCCGCGGAACCCAGCGCCCGCCCTCCCTGCACCTACCAGGATCCGGCAGGGGCCATCCACCTGGCGTGCGACCGCGACGCTTGCCGCCAGCTTAGCCTGAGTCTCCCGCCAGGAGAGAGCCTGCAGGAGGCAGGGCAGAGTTTCAGCAAGGGCTGGATCCTGGACTCGGGCTGCGGCGCCGTGAAGGTCCAGGTGGCCGTGAGCATTGAGCCCCTGCCCGGAGGGGAGGCGGTGGCAGCCCCCTCGGAAGCCCCCTGA